In Scatophagus argus isolate fScaArg1 chromosome 3, fScaArg1.pri, whole genome shotgun sequence, one genomic interval encodes:
- the LOC124057086 gene encoding MKRN2 opposite strand protein-like has protein sequence MDRSVIRLTHCQKEIFCFSVPEECPSCGEELRGSRLQEAPVSLPSPFSNGHKSSCCLLVAPAHDNLNREFEGTSDLHTGISNTAGVVYNYTRSGVRRDQSGWERCISVPLVRPDMFHLLAQWDQYLERFSDGSMWDPAWHKFHEDDHNCFSFCLQFINSVLAAEGRSSLSRETFTHSFILPRMRRVSKYTTLYNHIQRHQYYMVDRQEDRQEDTADKPISSVS, from the exons ATGGATCGCAGTGTCATCCGGCTGACTCACTGTCAGAAGGAgatcttctgtttctctgtgccaGAGGAGTGTCCGAGCTGTGGGGAGGAGCTGAGGGGGAGCAGACTGCAGGAGGCGCCAGTCAGCCTTCCCTCTCCCTTCAGCAACGGACACAAGAGCTCCTGCTGCCTGCTAGTCGCACCTGCACATGACAATCTcaacag GGAGTTTGAGGGGACGTCAGATCTGCACACCGGCATCTCCAACACTGCAG gaGTTGTGTATAACTACACTCGTAGTGGCGTTCGTAGAGATCAGAGTGGATGGGAGCGTTGCATCAGTGTTCCTCTGGTCCGACCCGACATGTTCCACCTGCTGGCTCAGTGGGACCAGTACCTGGAACGCTTCTCTGATGGATCCATGTGGGACCCTGCCTGGCACAA gttccATGAGGATGACCATAATTGCTTCAGCTTCTGTCTTCAGTTCATTAACAGTGTCCTGGCAGCTGAGGGCCGGAGCTCTCTGAGCAGAGAGACCTTCACTCACAGCTTCATCCTGCCCAGGATGAGGAGGGTCTCCAAATACACAACGCTGTACAACCACATCCAGAGACACCAGTACTACATggtggacagacaggaggacagacaggaggacacaGCAGATAAACCCATCAGTTCTGTCTCATGA